A part of Hippea maritima DSM 10411 genomic DNA contains:
- a CDS encoding menaquinone biosynthesis decarboxylase produces the protein MVFESLGEYIEALKKKKELLIIKDQVDPVYEMGYIADRLIKSGGPAVLFENPKGSGIPVVMNLFGTRKRTEFALNVESLDELGSRVEELVNAEVPYNFWDKLRNIVKLKEFSKFIPKIVSYAPSQEIIIDNPDLTKLPILKTWPMDGGRFITLPLVFTKNPKTGKQNCGMYRMQVFDKNTTGMHWHIHKDGAHHYRWYKEKNQKMPVCVAIGADPITIYTATAPLPEDIDEMLFAGFLRRKPVKLTKATLSDILVPAEAEIILEGYVDPNEPLHIEGPFGDHTGYYSLADYYPVFHIERITMRKNPIYPATIVGKPPMEDCFLGKATERLFLPIIKKILPEIVDINLPVEGIFHNFAFVSIDKQFPGHAFKVINALWGLGMMSLTKIIVIFDKHVNVQDISEVIWRLGNNIDPKRDIIFTKGPLDVLEHASDMPFFGSKMGIDATKKWKSEGFAREWPPDIDMSEDVKIKMDKLLNKYLKREVR, from the coding sequence GAATACATAGAGGCTCTTAAGAAAAAAAAGGAGCTGTTGATTATAAAAGATCAGGTTGACCCTGTTTATGAGATGGGATACATAGCAGATAGACTCATAAAAAGCGGCGGTCCTGCGGTTCTGTTTGAAAACCCCAAAGGCAGCGGCATACCTGTTGTAATGAACCTGTTTGGCACAAGAAAAAGAACCGAGTTTGCCTTAAATGTTGAAAGCCTTGACGAGTTGGGCAGCAGGGTTGAGGAGCTTGTAAATGCCGAGGTGCCCTATAATTTCTGGGATAAGCTAAGAAACATAGTAAAACTTAAGGAGTTTAGCAAATTTATACCCAAAATCGTCTCCTATGCCCCATCGCAGGAGATAATCATAGACAACCCAGACCTAACCAAACTGCCCATCCTAAAGACATGGCCGATGGATGGTGGGCGTTTTATAACCCTGCCGCTTGTATTTACAAAAAATCCCAAAACAGGCAAGCAGAACTGCGGCATGTATAGAATGCAGGTGTTTGATAAAAACACAACCGGTATGCACTGGCATATCCACAAAGATGGAGCGCACCATTATAGGTGGTATAAAGAGAAAAACCAGAAGATGCCGGTTTGTGTTGCAATAGGCGCAGACCCCATAACCATATACACAGCAACGGCACCACTGCCTGAGGATATAGACGAGATGCTGTTTGCCGGTTTCCTGCGCAGAAAGCCCGTAAAACTAACCAAAGCCACGCTTTCAGATATACTTGTTCCTGCCGAGGCAGAGATCATACTTGAGGGATATGTTGATCCCAATGAGCCTTTGCACATAGAAGGTCCATTTGGCGACCACACGGGGTATTACTCCTTAGCTGATTATTACCCTGTATTCCACATAGAGCGGATAACAATGAGAAAAAACCCCATATACCCTGCAACCATAGTGGGCAAACCGCCGATGGAGGACTGCTTTTTGGGTAAGGCCACAGAAAGGCTGTTTTTGCCGATAATTAAGAAAATATTGCCAGAAATCGTCGATATAAACCTGCCCGTTGAGGGGATCTTTCACAACTTTGCGTTTGTCTCCATCGATAAACAGTTCCCAGGCCATGCATTCAAGGTCATAAACGCCTTATGGGGATTGGGCATGATGAGTCTAACCAAGATAATCGTGATATTCGACAAACATGTGAATGTCCAGGACATATCGGAGGTTATCTGGAGATTGGGCAATAACATAGACCCCAAAAGGGATATCATATTCACAAAAGGCCCGTTAGATGTGTTGGAGCATGCATCAGACATGCCGTTCTTTGGCTCGAAGATGGGTATAGATGCAACGAAGAAATGGAAGAGTGAGGGTTTTGCAAGGGAGTGGCCACCCGATATAGATATGAGTGAGGATGTTAAAATTAAGATGGATAAGCTTTTAAATAAATACCTAAAACGGGAGGTGAGGTAA
- a CDS encoding nitroreductase, which yields MNVAEAIKGRFSVRSYLDKPVDKETVYKILDIARFSPSGHNIQPWEVAVVMGKKKQQLAERLMEAVKNREPRKYDYEHYTKQLPEKLKERFNTCNTIVFDAKKIDPKKDKDKLLEHILQNFKFFDAPVELIVMVERGIGEAVFLDLGIFAQSIMLTALEFGLASCPKTSIAMYPDIIRETLGIPESKMIVYGISLGYPNLDAPINKVRMPRDKVEEFTTFYE from the coding sequence ATGAATGTAGCAGAGGCTATAAAGGGCAGGTTTTCTGTAAGGTCGTATTTGGACAAACCGGTTGATAAAGAAACGGTATATAAAATCCTCGATATAGCGCGATTTTCACCTTCAGGACACAACATACAGCCCTGGGAGGTTGCCGTTGTAATGGGCAAGAAAAAACAGCAGCTTGCAGAAAGGCTTATGGAGGCTGTAAAAAACAGAGAGCCGCGCAAATACGATTACGAACATTACACCAAACAACTGCCAGAAAAACTCAAAGAAAGATTCAACACCTGCAACACAATTGTCTTTGATGCAAAAAAGATAGACCCAAAGAAGGATAAAGACAAGCTCCTTGAGCATATCCTGCAAAACTTTAAGTTCTTTGACGCACCCGTTGAGCTTATAGTTATGGTCGAGAGGGGGATTGGCGAGGCTGTGTTTTTGGATTTAGGTATATTTGCCCAAAGCATAATGCTTACAGCCTTAGAGTTTGGTCTTGCAAGCTGCCCCAAAACATCGATCGCTATGTATCCCGACATAATAAGAGAGACTTTGGGCATACCCGAAAGCAAGATGATAGTGTATGGTATATCGTTGGGCTATCCAAACTTAGACGCCCCTATCAATAAGGTAAGAATGCCCCGGGATAAGGTTGAGGAGTTTACCACCTTTTATGAATAA
- a CDS encoding ATP-dependent DNA helicase RecG — MGAQLYLKTLDKLESRLFKALFERDIESAKLIIRKENSILKFKKTADTLTKDILELKLPKATQEKLTRRGITTIKDLLSFEPLRIENYSLKDPKSIKNGEYCAIKGIVLSKNRGLRVLSVLLNSKGVHIRCNWFRLTPYIKRMLSSIKPGDEIVCLGKASRDGFLLQLNHPKLIKAKEFEPSKRIVYPNIGLRNTTIAKAKEKAMLMLPKRPFDYLPYSVISKNNLPLLDEFFEHLKSDGADSSIQKRQKYEEMFFLLLGLRLQEKRLTQKTAPSIETQADFLDEVKKHLPFELTNGQIQAIGEILKDMTRSKPMLRLLQGDVGCGKTVVALICALAALKANYQVAIMAPTQPLAVQFFLQADKLLAKFKFKTSLLVSSTKKKESVYQKIKSGEIDCVVGTHALIEEQVEFKNLGFIIIDEQHRFGVEQRKNLSSKGKFPHLLLMSATPIPRSLSMVLYSKTSLSTIKEKPANRGKIKTLHFYKNKRQEAYKIAIDELNKKHQVYVIAPLIEESEHFEDYRAAIKLHEELKDGFFKGFRVELLHGKLKPEEKDAILKDFKEGAIDCLISTTVIEVGIDSPLATVIIIENADRFGLSQLHQLRGRVGRSSFDSYAILITNNNLSDTAKKRIEALLKTDDGFEIAQIDFQLRGSGEILGTRQHGRDLKYTNILKDIKLINTVKKDIDMLLKKDYPLNDGLLTILKREWKERLSYINVG; from the coding sequence ATGGGTGCGCAATTATACTTAAAAACACTCGATAAACTGGAAAGCAGGCTATTCAAGGCGCTTTTTGAGAGGGATATAGAGTCTGCAAAACTCATAATTAGAAAAGAAAACAGTATCTTAAAGTTCAAAAAGACCGCAGATACTCTTACAAAGGATATCTTAGAGCTAAAGCTACCAAAAGCCACACAGGAAAAACTAACCCGCAGGGGTATAACAACTATCAAGGATTTATTGAGTTTTGAACCCCTGCGGATTGAGAACTATTCACTAAAAGACCCAAAATCCATAAAAAACGGCGAGTATTGCGCAATAAAAGGTATCGTTCTATCAAAAAACAGGGGATTGAGGGTTTTAAGTGTCTTACTGAATTCAAAAGGAGTCCATATACGGTGCAACTGGTTTAGGCTAACACCGTATATAAAAAGGATGCTATCCTCGATAAAGCCTGGCGATGAGATAGTCTGTCTGGGTAAGGCATCGAGGGATGGATTTTTATTACAGCTCAATCATCCGAAGCTAATAAAAGCAAAAGAATTTGAACCATCAAAGAGAATAGTCTACCCAAACATAGGACTAAGAAATACAACCATAGCAAAAGCCAAAGAAAAAGCTATGCTAATGCTGCCCAAAAGGCCTTTTGATTATCTGCCCTATTCTGTCATATCCAAAAACAACCTGCCCTTATTAGATGAATTCTTTGAACACCTAAAGTCAGACGGAGCAGATAGTTCAATTCAAAAAAGACAGAAATACGAGGAGATGTTCTTTCTGCTTTTGGGTTTGAGACTGCAAGAAAAACGCTTAACACAAAAGACGGCACCATCAATAGAAACACAGGCAGATTTTTTAGATGAGGTCAAAAAACATCTGCCTTTTGAGTTAACAAACGGCCAAATTCAGGCTATAGGCGAGATACTAAAAGACATGACTCGCTCAAAACCCATGCTGAGGCTTCTGCAGGGCGATGTGGGTTGCGGCAAAACCGTTGTCGCCCTGATATGCGCACTTGCCGCATTAAAGGCCAACTATCAGGTGGCTATAATGGCACCCACCCAGCCGCTGGCGGTTCAATTCTTCCTTCAAGCAGATAAGCTCCTGGCAAAATTCAAGTTTAAAACCTCTTTACTTGTAAGCTCAACCAAGAAGAAAGAGAGCGTTTACCAAAAGATAAAAAGCGGCGAGATAGATTGCGTTGTTGGGACACATGCTTTGATAGAAGAGCAGGTGGAATTTAAGAATTTGGGCTTTATCATCATAGACGAACAGCACAGGTTTGGCGTTGAACAGAGAAAAAACCTATCCTCAAAGGGTAAATTCCCCCACCTGCTTCTAATGAGCGCAACACCTATACCAAGAAGCCTCTCTATGGTCTTATACTCAAAAACAAGCCTTTCAACAATCAAAGAAAAACCCGCAAACAGAGGTAAAATAAAAACGCTTCACTTTTACAAAAACAAAAGGCAAGAGGCATACAAAATAGCCATTGATGAGTTGAACAAAAAACATCAGGTATATGTGATCGCACCTTTGATTGAGGAATCTGAACACTTTGAAGATTACAGGGCTGCAATAAAGCTTCATGAGGAGCTAAAGGATGGGTTTTTTAAAGGCTTTAGGGTTGAGTTATTGCATGGAAAGCTCAAACCCGAAGAGAAAGATGCCATTTTAAAGGATTTTAAAGAGGGGGCAATAGATTGTTTGATCAGCACAACCGTTATAGAGGTGGGTATAGATTCACCCCTTGCAACGGTCATAATCATAGAAAACGCAGACAGGTTTGGTCTTTCCCAACTTCATCAGCTAAGGGGTAGGGTTGGCAGAAGCTCTTTTGATTCATACGCTATATTAATAACAAACAACAACCTATCAGATACAGCAAAAAAACGCATAGAAGCGCTTTTAAAAACCGATGATGGATTTGAAATCGCCCAGATCGATTTTCAACTTAGAGGCTCAGGCGAGATATTGGGAACAAGGCAACACGGCAGAGACCTAAAATACACAAACATCCTTAAAGACATAAAACTTATTAATACCGTAAAAAAAGATATAGACATGTTACTTAAAAAAGACTATCCTTTAAACGATGGGCTTTTGACTATATTAAAACGAGAATGGAAAGAAAGATTAAGTTATATAAATGTGGGGTGA
- a CDS encoding nitrilase-related carbon-nitrogen hydrolase, with translation MKACITQFKIEAGNVDANFKKGISLIEQAKKEGCDLILLPEVWTTGFLFKKLKDLSKTTPEIIKELKRLSQNICICGTYVVDNPETDKVFNIFYAIKDGKVLLEYKKTMLFGLTGEDKYFNRGDFSQINTFTLNDIKIGVSVCYELRFPEFFRKSAFNGAYIHLHPAIWPKSRLNHWQTLTQARAIENQFFLLTSNGVGMSGKWELAGHSNIINGWGEFLKALNYDEGFVCEKLDINEVEQIRDQLTSLKDSINYLRTLYV, from the coding sequence ATGAAGGCTTGCATAACTCAATTCAAAATAGAGGCAGGCAATGTTGATGCTAACTTTAAAAAGGGAATATCATTGATAGAGCAGGCAAAGAAGGAGGGTTGTGATCTAATACTTTTGCCTGAGGTGTGGACAACCGGTTTTTTGTTCAAAAAGCTAAAAGACCTATCCAAAACAACGCCGGAGATTATTAAAGAGCTAAAAAGACTCTCCCAAAATATCTGTATTTGCGGAACCTACGTTGTAGACAATCCTGAAACCGACAAGGTTTTTAATATATTTTATGCCATAAAAGATGGAAAAGTTCTGCTTGAGTATAAAAAGACAATGTTATTTGGTTTAACAGGTGAGGATAAATATTTCAATAGAGGTGATTTTTCTCAAATAAATACATTCACATTAAATGATATCAAAATAGGCGTAAGCGTATGTTACGAACTAAGGTTTCCTGAGTTTTTTAGAAAATCGGCCTTCAACGGTGCATATATCCACCTACATCCTGCCATCTGGCCTAAAAGCAGATTAAACCACTGGCAAACATTAACACAGGCAAGGGCTATAGAAAATCAATTTTTCCTTCTAACATCAAACGGTGTCGGCATGAGTGGAAAATGGGAACTTGCTGGCCACTCAAATATAATAAATGGATGGGGAGAATTCCTGAAGGCTCTCAATTATGACGAGGGCTTTGTATGTGAAAAGTTAGACATAAACGAAGTAGAACAAATAAGAGATCAGCTAACCTCTCTTAAGGATTCAATAAATTACCTAAGAACGCTTTATGTCTAA
- a CDS encoding YgiT-type zinc finger protein, whose amino-acid sequence MRCKFCGREMRRVVTPFRRPVKGEMITVKDIEVYRCPECGAVFVPKDTVKHIGRKTGEKLLKVAKERGRIRDEKEHLRKMQEKAVKDIEDAIKKGEIKKRGDAPPKVFT is encoded by the coding sequence ATGAGGTGTAAATTTTGCGGAAGAGAGATGAGAAGGGTGGTTACACCATTTAGAAGGCCTGTAAAGGGTGAGATGATAACTGTGAAGGATATAGAGGTTTACAGATGCCCCGAATGTGGAGCTGTGTTTGTTCCTAAGGATACAGTTAAACATATAGGTAGAAAAACAGGTGAGAAGTTGCTTAAGGTAGCCAAAGAAAGAGGTAGAATAAGAGATGAAAAAGAACACCTAAGAAAAATGCAAGAGAAAGCCGTTAAAGATATTGAGGATGCTATAAAAAAGGGTGAGATAAAAAAGAGAGGAGATGCACCTCCAAAAGTATTTACTTAG